The following are encoded in a window of Lactobacillus panisapium genomic DNA:
- a CDS encoding dihydrofolate reductase family protein — translation MQRAKVIVHMYVTIDGKIDGKTESPESGQYYSDELFVLSNADGNGRRTIQMYAAPDTIDLTKYSPEGIDDQDWLPDIKSDTWSVAFDRKGKCGWNQNYFLYNQHRMHAIEVVTRQAKKEYLAFLRSLNIPYIISGDENFNLAEVLVKLKQHFGIETLAVCGGARINGVFLEQHVVDEISLVISPYVNGDKEIKAAFETAARIDDRFKIDMVKKLTDGGVHLLFKKDN, via the coding sequence ATGCAAAGAGCAAAAGTCATTGTTCACATGTATGTGACAATTGATGGCAAAATTGACGGGAAGACCGAGAGTCCTGAATCCGGTCAATATTATAGTGATGAATTATTTGTTTTAAGTAACGCTGACGGTAACGGCCGGCGCACAATCCAAATGTACGCTGCACCAGACACAATTGACTTGACGAAATACAGTCCTGAAGGTATTGACGATCAGGATTGGTTACCTGACATTAAGTCAGACACTTGGTCAGTTGCGTTTGACCGCAAGGGTAAATGTGGCTGGAATCAAAATTATTTCTTGTATAATCAACACCGCATGCACGCAATTGAGGTGGTTACACGGCAGGCTAAAAAAGAATATCTTGCTTTTTTACGGTCACTCAATATTCCCTACATTATTTCTGGTGATGAGAACTTTAATTTAGCGGAAGTACTGGTCAAGTTAAAGCAGCATTTTGGCATTGAAACACTGGCTGTTTGTGGTGGAGCCAGAATTAATGGCGTCTTTTTGGAGCAACATGTCGTTGATGAAATTTCGCTTGTGATCTCGCCCTATGTTAATGGGGACAAAGAGATTAAGGCGGCTTTTGAAACGGCTGCGCGCATCGATGACCGCTTCAAAATCGACATGGTAAAAAAGCTAACTGACGGCGGTGTTCATTTACTTTTTAAAAAAGATAACTGA
- a CDS encoding alpha/beta hydrolase, which yields MKHNMQKLSNSMQCTLWYPSTPTSTILIYFHGGGLIYGTRNDLPSALTNIFLKKQIEVIALDYPLAPNSSLSKILETTFQSFKELYKKVIEPHNFNYILCGRSAGGFIMFWLANQILKLSQIKKPTKIINFYGYYDLKDANRAKKLSTTTISKELIQSIDTKKFIHDDSALSRYLLYLYLAEQGDLLKAYDVNENEVSKYSITIDELKNFPPIFSAASTTDKEVPFSYSKSLKQLSQYNVFYPLYYLDHDFLKEINNPQVQKVLKSLANWI from the coding sequence ATGAAACATAATATGCAAAAATTATCCAATTCAATGCAATGTACTTTATGGTACCCTAGCACCCCAACATCAACTATCTTAATTTACTTTCATGGTGGCGGATTAATATATGGCACACGTAATGACTTACCCTCTGCTTTAACTAATATTTTCCTAAAAAAACAGATAGAAGTTATTGCACTAGATTATCCACTAGCTCCAAACTCTTCTTTAAGTAAAATTTTAGAAACAACTTTCCAGTCATTTAAAGAGCTATATAAAAAAGTAATCGAACCACATAATTTTAATTACATATTATGTGGCCGCTCTGCTGGAGGTTTTATTATGTTTTGGTTGGCCAATCAGATTCTCAAATTAAGCCAAATAAAAAAGCCTACCAAAATTATCAATTTCTATGGTTACTATGACTTGAAAGACGCTAATCGAGCAAAAAAATTATCGACTACGACTATTTCAAAAGAGCTTATACAATCAATAGATACAAAAAAATTTATTCATGATGATTCTGCTTTATCTCGCTATCTTTTATATTTATATCTTGCTGAACAAGGTGATTTGTTAAAAGCTTATGACGTTAACGAAAATGAAGTAAGCAAATATTCAATTACCATAGACGAATTAAAAAATTTCCCTCCTATTTTTTCCGCTGCAAGTACAACAGATAAAGAGGTACCCTTTAGCTACAGTAAGTCATTAAAACAACTTTCCCAATATAACGTTTTTTATCCACTTTATTATTTAGATCACGATTTTCTAAAAGAAATTAATAACCCACAAGTACAAAAAGTATTAAAAAGTCTTGCAAATTGGATTTAG
- a CDS encoding BspA family leucine-rich repeat surface protein yields the protein MKSNSMNKLKKSKIAVTALLLCLLCLTGFTATTKADTPAGTSLSNETNSSADSGLWTGKDGDCDWKFDLVTKTLTISAPAKTSQLSSTPFKKEFNWSDIIEHIVFETPVSLASDSSSKFADLRSLQDIKGLNQVDTSEVTSMVRLFADDPNLTSLDVSHFDTGKVTDMSGMFEDSKVKQLDLKNFNTTKVTDMSKMFYSTAIEQLDLSNFDTSSVTNMASMFSYTKLAQLDLKNFNTKKVTDMNGMFRNNSFASLDVSNFDTRNVTKMNGMFEELKNVTNLDLSNFDTKNVTTMSYMFANSKALTKVNTAGWDTSSLKDTSNMFYNAIALTDFDLGNLNTRSVKDMSYMFSGFTHLDQVDLSKLDTGSVIYMVGMFENIKEVKKIDVSHFDVRKVIRTFNMFKGDTTLEEVNLKGWNSKNLKDMGGMFRNDKSLVNVDLRSLNTKSVKSMNDMFRNDAKLQKVDLRGWNTRKTVATARMFMNCPELTYVNLHGWHMAELEDSTLMFYNDHKLALVDLSHFNIHNSQILKQAGNPEGFAVKLGHYRLRKSSGVGHGFKHIQAVGKGTVRKPKGKKYTEKRLLKLYNHSAKKSPMGVYVMYNGKKPYFPKGLSIK from the coding sequence ATGAAATCGAATAGCATGAATAAATTGAAAAAAAGCAAAATTGCAGTTACTGCACTCTTGCTCTGCTTGCTGTGCCTGACTGGCTTCACGGCGACGACTAAAGCCGATACGCCAGCTGGCACGTCACTAAGTAATGAAACTAATTCTTCAGCCGATAGTGGTTTATGGACGGGTAAAGACGGTGACTGTGATTGGAAATTTGACCTAGTCACCAAAACGCTCACAATTAGTGCCCCCGCAAAAACAAGTCAGCTGTCAAGTACGCCTTTTAAAAAGGAATTTAACTGGTCTGACATTATTGAGCACATTGTCTTTGAAACCCCGGTTAGTCTGGCTTCTGATTCAAGTTCAAAATTTGCAGATTTAAGAAGTCTGCAAGATATTAAGGGCTTAAACCAGGTGGATACCAGTGAGGTAACTAGCATGGTACGGCTTTTTGCTGATGACCCGAATTTGACTAGTCTTGATGTCAGTCATTTTGACACTGGCAAAGTGACCGATATGAGTGGTATGTTTGAAGATTCTAAAGTTAAGCAGCTTGATTTGAAGAATTTTAATACCACCAAGGTTACTGATATGTCAAAAATGTTCTATTCTACTGCAATAGAACAGCTCGACTTGAGTAATTTTGATACAAGTAGTGTTACCAATATGGCAAGCATGTTTAGTTATACGAAGTTGGCCCAGCTTGATCTGAAAAACTTTAATACTAAAAAGGTTACCGATATGAACGGCATGTTTAGAAATAATAGCTTTGCTAGTCTAGATGTAAGCAATTTTGATACACGCAACGTAACCAAGATGAATGGTATGTTTGAAGAACTAAAAAATGTGACTAACCTTGATTTAAGTAATTTCGATACCAAAAATGTCACTACTATGAGCTATATGTTTGCTAATTCAAAAGCTTTAACTAAGGTAAACACTGCCGGCTGGGATACGAGCAGCTTAAAAGATACTTCGAATATGTTTTACAATGCAATCGCTCTGACAGATTTTGATTTAGGTAATTTGAATACCCGTAGTGTAAAAGATATGTCTTACATGTTTTCGGGGTTTACACATCTAGACCAAGTAGACCTAAGTAAGCTTGATACTGGCAGCGTAATCTATATGGTGGGAATGTTTGAAAATATTAAAGAAGTTAAAAAGATTGATGTTAGTCACTTTGATGTCCGAAAAGTAATACGTACTTTTAATATGTTCAAGGGTGATACCACTCTAGAGGAAGTTAACTTAAAAGGATGGAATTCAAAGAACCTAAAAGATATGGGAGGCATGTTTAGAAACGACAAAAGTTTAGTTAACGTTGATCTAAGATCATTAAATACTAAAAGCGTTAAAAGCATGAATGATATGTTTAGAAACGATGCAAAACTGCAGAAAGTTGACCTGCGCGGGTGGAATACGCGAAAGACTGTAGCTACTGCTAGAATGTTTATGAACTGTCCTGAGCTTACTTATGTTAATCTACACGGCTGGCACATGGCTGAATTAGAAGATTCAACTCTAATGTTTTACAATGACCACAAACTTGCTCTTGTTGATTTGAGTCATTTTAATATTCATAATAGCCAAATATTGAAACAAGCTGGTAATCCAGAGGGCTTTGCCGTTAAGCTGGGCCATTACCGTCTGCGCAAGAGCTCTGGCGTTGGTCATGGTTTTAAGCATATTCAGGCAGTTGGTAAGGGCACTGTTAGAAAGCCAAAAGGTAAAAAATATACTGAAAAGCGACTGCTTAAACTTTATAATCATTCAGCCAAAAAGAGTCCAATGGGAGTTTACGTAATGTATAACGGTAAAAAGCCATATTTTCCTAAAGGATTATCAATTAAATAA
- a CDS encoding SLAP domain-containing protein, whose amino-acid sequence MMKLIKKICIGLTASVLALSPLLSSSNNMQTVQASKKSTNSKKRIFLIYDAYVYNKLGHKIKGNTTKSFPYIELDPNNYMRILSFNDNIFYNHGTKKIHGQTYYNIGHGHYLNAGDVYKANGKDTKKGKLVLNHQSTVYTKNGKKTGQALAKKAVVKYRGKVKIAKSNFAPKYYYLNRSRKTCYLPTTDIKGKQYYSIGRNRYIRAYNVGSINGCYAVYRGTTYAKMLTKTTTTMVSGVKTKHKLKKGQKVKVDLMVIPPYDDFEGYYLRLHDYPNEFINEYDVNLRNYLPNIDYHDAAFTYVKPVTSENIKLYNFAGQRIARNIENKQKEITVDGLFYLWLPEEKKAEPFYHYLDFDSGFINNDGSVPTLTLVDPQTNKEKIDTEELVLEKNSFIRASDVNYTHGIKLKPVITAKQAKLDQNIATNADKKKLQTLFLEGQKNENRSVQINYRLRSYSAAIIIASKVLQSNSATIAQVKEAVWLLETTKLQLTAFAFPESD is encoded by the coding sequence ATGATGAAATTAATCAAAAAAATTTGCATTGGACTGACAGCTTCCGTCCTAGCACTCAGTCCGCTTCTATCTAGCTCGAACAACATGCAGACCGTTCAAGCCTCCAAGAAAAGTACGAATAGCAAAAAAAGAATCTTTTTAATTTACGACGCATACGTTTACAACAAGTTGGGACATAAAATCAAGGGAAATACGACCAAAAGCTTCCCTTATATTGAACTTGACCCTAATAACTACATGCGCATTTTGTCATTTAATGACAACATTTTTTATAATCACGGTACAAAGAAAATTCACGGCCAAACATATTATAATATCGGCCACGGACATTATTTAAATGCTGGCGATGTGTATAAAGCAAACGGTAAAGACACTAAGAAGGGCAAACTGGTGTTAAATCACCAGTCGACTGTTTATACCAAAAATGGGAAAAAGACAGGACAAGCTTTAGCTAAAAAAGCAGTCGTTAAATACCGCGGAAAAGTCAAGATTGCCAAGTCCAATTTTGCGCCAAAATATTATTATCTCAATCGCTCAAGAAAAACCTGTTACCTGCCAACTACAGACATCAAAGGTAAACAATATTACTCAATCGGGCGTAATCGCTATATTAGAGCTTATAATGTCGGAAGCATTAACGGTTGTTATGCAGTTTACAGGGGAACTACATATGCAAAAATGCTGACTAAGACGACAACTACCATGGTTTCTGGGGTAAAAACGAAGCATAAATTGAAAAAAGGGCAAAAAGTCAAAGTAGATTTAATGGTAATTCCACCATATGACGACTTTGAGGGATATTACTTACGGCTTCATGATTATCCTAATGAATTTATTAACGAATATGACGTTAACTTAAGAAATTACCTGCCCAACATTGACTATCACGATGCTGCGTTTACTTATGTTAAACCGGTAACCAGTGAGAATATTAAACTTTATAATTTTGCTGGTCAGCGAATTGCGCGCAACATCGAGAATAAGCAAAAAGAAATTACCGTTGATGGGCTATTTTATTTATGGCTTCCTGAAGAAAAGAAAGCCGAGCCATTTTACCACTATTTAGACTTTGATTCTGGCTTCATTAACAACGACGGAAGTGTGCCAACCTTAACTTTAGTTGACCCTCAAACAAACAAAGAAAAAATTGATACGGAAGAATTAGTTCTTGAAAAAAACAGTTTTATTAGAGCTAGCGACGTCAACTACACCCACGGAATTAAGTTAAAGCCCGTGATTACTGCTAAACAAGCTAAACTTGACCAGAACATCGCCACTAATGCTGATAAAAAGAAACTACAAACTCTATTTTTAGAAGGACAAAAAAACGAAAACAGGTCAGTTCAAATTAATTATCGGCTACGAAGCTATAGTGCTGCTATCATTATCGCGTCTAAAGTCTTGCAATCTAATTCGGCTACGATTGCACAGGTAAAAGAAGCAGTCTGGCTATTGGAAACAACTAAGCTGCAACTAACTGCTTTCGCTTTCCCAGAAAGCGACTAA
- a CDS encoding replication-associated recombination protein A, with protein MKQESLFANNAASEPLANRVRPQNLTEFVGQEQLLGPGKILREMIDHDQVSSMIFWGPPGVGKTTLAEIIARQSQAGFYSFSAVDSSIAKIRKIMKQAEEESQLGQKTLVFIDEIHRFNKAQQDAFLPYVERGSITLIGATTENPSFEVNSALLSRCKVFVLKALEVTDIIKLLKNAINNPNGFGKVKVNIDEQEIKAIAKFANGDARTALNTLEMAVLNGVKNGDTISVTMASLKQLITQKSVLYDKNGEEHYNIISALHKSMRNSDVNAAIYWLSRMLDGGEDPLYIARRLVRFASEDIGLADTNALNVAINVFQACQFLGMPECDVHLTEAVIYLSLAPKSNAVYKARLAAEKDVKKTIDEPVPLQIRNAPTKLMKDLDYGKGYEYAHQTQDKLTTMKTMPPNLEGHEYYLPTEQGHEDRFKKRLQQIKKWHQEHDN; from the coding sequence ATGAAACAAGAATCATTATTTGCAAATAATGCAGCTAGTGAGCCACTAGCGAATCGGGTCAGGCCGCAAAATTTAACTGAATTCGTTGGTCAAGAGCAATTGCTCGGCCCGGGTAAGATTTTGCGGGAAATGATTGATCATGATCAGGTTTCCTCCATGATTTTTTGGGGCCCACCTGGAGTGGGTAAGACTACTCTGGCTGAGATTATTGCGCGGCAAAGTCAGGCAGGTTTTTACAGTTTTAGTGCCGTTGATAGCAGTATTGCGAAAATTCGCAAAATTATGAAGCAAGCCGAAGAAGAAAGCCAGTTAGGACAGAAGACGTTAGTTTTCATTGACGAAATTCATCGCTTTAACAAGGCGCAGCAGGATGCTTTTTTGCCGTATGTTGAGCGTGGCAGTATTACTTTAATTGGCGCAACCACCGAGAATCCTTCCTTTGAAGTTAATTCAGCCTTGCTGTCACGTTGCAAAGTTTTTGTTTTAAAGGCACTTGAAGTTACCGACATTATTAAATTGCTCAAAAATGCCATTAATAACCCTAATGGTTTTGGTAAGGTTAAAGTTAACATTGACGAGCAAGAGATTAAGGCAATTGCTAAGTTTGCGAATGGCGACGCACGGACTGCGCTTAACACCTTGGAAATGGCTGTTTTGAATGGTGTAAAAAATGGTGACACGATTAGCGTGACAATGGCTAGTTTAAAGCAGCTGATTACGCAGAAGTCGGTTTTATATGATAAAAATGGTGAAGAACACTACAACATTATTTCCGCTTTGCATAAGTCGATGCGTAACAGCGATGTCAACGCCGCAATTTATTGGCTGTCGCGCATGCTAGATGGCGGGGAAGATCCGCTCTACATTGCGCGGCGGCTCGTGCGTTTTGCTAGTGAAGATATTGGACTCGCTGACACCAACGCACTCAACGTGGCAATCAATGTTTTTCAAGCCTGTCAGTTCCTAGGGATGCCGGAGTGTGATGTTCATTTAACGGAAGCCGTGATTTATCTGTCGCTAGCACCAAAATCCAATGCTGTTTACAAGGCACGACTTGCGGCCGAAAAAGACGTTAAAAAAACAATTGATGAGCCGGTTCCGCTCCAAATTCGCAATGCGCCAACTAAGTTGATGAAGGACTTGGATTACGGTAAGGGCTATGAATACGCTCATCAGACCCAAGATAAACTGACAACGATGAAGACCATGCCGCCTAATTTAGAGGGGCACGAGTACTATTTGCCAACTGAGCAGGGGCATGAGGATCGTTTCAAAAAGCGTCTGCAGCAGATTAAAAAGTGGCACCAAGAACACGATAATTAA
- a CDS encoding SLAP domain-containing protein gives MKLTKKIRIGLTATVLAITPLSTVLAQVQPVLAAKKSVKKAKGTVQLLEDDYVYNQFGNKIKIKQDPTSKAYLIPADFRVDKKGFAMTDVNSVRDTGENYGTYPYYGTKKINGRTYYQLANNYYLDAAVVINQNGKNTKKNKLILNHNSFVYNKNGHATGKKLFKKDIVSYQGKIKSATEAPTYFFYEDDSARHLKIEYLPTAKIKGKNFYSLGQGHYIKAANVGYIDGHAQRYNGVATATVLTKSSTTTVNYSSIKRTLKKGQKIKVDLAVIPYANDGFEGYIFRLHDHPDEYIDQNNVSLKVNLPIVNYEDLTYTFVQPLSGDTVQLYDTTGKSIGKSIKKQKYRDLTVDGLMYLWIPEEKKAELFYHCLNYENSSVIDANNSATTNSSPAHPVEKQKLNYGNNFIKASDVKYISGIKLNPINTAAQAESDQKTASETDKQELAKLIDQEKDRKINSAYTNLKANYDSALTNAILIQKSDKVTVAEVKEAVWYLKTAITQLTTMSYPLGD, from the coding sequence ATGAAATTAACAAAAAAGATTAGAATTGGGCTAACAGCAACAGTATTAGCAATCACTCCATTATCGACAGTTTTAGCTCAAGTACAACCAGTTTTGGCTGCTAAGAAGAGCGTTAAAAAAGCAAAAGGAACAGTTCAACTGCTAGAAGATGACTACGTTTATAACCAATTTGGTAATAAAATCAAAATTAAGCAAGACCCAACTTCAAAGGCCTATTTGATACCTGCAGACTTTAGGGTCGACAAAAAAGGCTTTGCCATGACAGATGTTAACAGCGTGAGGGATACTGGAGAAAATTATGGTACCTATCCTTATTATGGCACTAAGAAAATTAATGGTCGTACTTATTATCAGCTTGCCAACAACTATTATCTTGATGCAGCCGTCGTTATAAATCAAAATGGCAAAAACACAAAGAAAAACAAACTGATTTTAAATCACAATTCGTTTGTTTATAACAAAAATGGTCATGCCACAGGCAAAAAACTATTTAAAAAAGATATTGTGAGCTACCAAGGCAAAATTAAATCTGCAACTGAAGCTCCAACATACTTTTTTTATGAAGATGATTCCGCACGACATTTAAAAATTGAATACTTGCCAACAGCCAAAATAAAAGGTAAAAACTTTTATTCATTGGGTCAAGGTCACTATATTAAAGCTGCTAATGTCGGCTATATTGATGGTCATGCGCAACGGTATAACGGCGTTGCCACCGCAACAGTGTTAACTAAGTCATCAACAACTACAGTCAACTATTCTTCTATTAAACGTACTCTTAAAAAGGGTCAGAAAATCAAAGTTGATCTAGCTGTGATTCCATATGCCAATGATGGTTTTGAAGGATATATTTTTAGACTACACGACCATCCAGATGAATATATTGATCAAAATAATGTTTCTTTAAAGGTAAACTTGCCAATCGTAAATTATGAAGATTTAACTTACACCTTTGTTCAGCCACTTTCTGGTGACACCGTCCAGCTTTACGATACTACTGGCAAATCAATCGGTAAAAGCATTAAAAAGCAAAAGTACAGGGACCTCACGGTTGATGGTCTAATGTATCTTTGGATACCCGAGGAAAAGAAGGCCGAGTTATTTTATCACTGCCTAAATTATGAAAATTCCAGCGTTATCGATGCTAATAATTCAGCGACAACAAATTCTAGTCCCGCTCACCCTGTTGAAAAGCAAAAATTAAATTATGGCAACAACTTTATCAAGGCAAGTGATGTCAAATATATTAGCGGTATTAAATTAAACCCAATAAATACCGCTGCTCAGGCTGAAAGTGATCAAAAAACTGCCTCAGAAACTGATAAACAGGAACTGGCTAAACTAATCGATCAAGAAAAAGATAGAAAAATAAATAGTGCATACACAAACTTAAAAGCAAACTATGACAGTGCATTAACAAACGCTATTCTTATTCAAAAATCTGATAAAGTAACTGTTGCCGAAGTAAAGGAAGCTGTTTGGTATCTTAAAACAGCAATCACGCAACTCACTACAATGTCTTATCCACTTGGTGACTAA
- a CDS encoding HNH endonuclease — MKFQCSACGLRINSRHFKQEGLVNPQLTSICDLCIQRGEQPADFANVAVNIFAQGLLYTFIGLSDDNVQSAPFFVTKKENRKRYEAFIQDYDGNDLAQQQLPRPDFNQAVIDSEKGSLEFVPSMELTFAENLQKLGLKVDFKLNEVDYIDRERIRAKYHYRCQYCGRRGRSVDHKDPVSLSHNNDFDNLILSCQECNRIKSNMPYELFVQLNDQIPKINQKLVKYENALATLKGEFDQKRRELAATMHLKGVVNDPELNQMRKQNKKLQDAIDSLESDYKDLRSLREQHFMTGWKLMLENKKEDII, encoded by the coding sequence GTGAAATTTCAGTGCAGTGCATGCGGATTACGGATAAATTCCAGACATTTTAAACAAGAAGGACTAGTTAATCCGCAATTAACCAGTATTTGCGATCTCTGTATTCAACGTGGAGAACAACCAGCCGATTTTGCCAATGTTGCCGTTAATATTTTTGCGCAGGGCTTACTCTATACTTTTATTGGCCTAAGCGATGACAATGTTCAATCTGCACCTTTTTTCGTTACTAAAAAAGAAAACCGCAAACGCTACGAAGCTTTTATCCAAGATTATGATGGCAACGACTTAGCTCAGCAGCAATTGCCACGACCAGACTTTAATCAAGCCGTAATTGACAGTGAGAAAGGCAGCCTTGAGTTTGTTCCTAGTATGGAACTAACTTTTGCCGAAAACTTGCAAAAACTTGGTCTAAAAGTTGATTTTAAACTAAATGAAGTTGATTACATTGATCGTGAGCGTATTCGGGCTAAGTATCATTATCGCTGTCAATACTGCGGTCGGCGTGGTCGCAGTGTCGATCATAAGGACCCAGTATCGTTATCGCATAATAACGATTTTGACAACTTAATCTTATCTTGCCAAGAATGCAATCGCATTAAATCCAACATGCCCTATGAATTGTTTGTTCAGTTAAATGATCAAATTCCTAAAATTAACCAAAAATTGGTTAAGTATGAAAATGCGCTGGCCACGCTTAAAGGCGAGTTCGACCAAAAGCGCCGTGAGTTAGCAGCTACTATGCACCTCAAGGGTGTGGTTAATGATCCGGAACTAAATCAAATGCGTAAACAAAATAAAAAATTACAAGACGCAATTGATAGTCTGGAAAGCGATTATAAGGACTTGCGTTCTTTGCGTGAGCAGCACTTTATGACAGGCTGGAAATTAATGCTTGAGAATAAAAAAGAAGATATTATTTAA
- a CDS encoding BspA family leucine-rich repeat surface protein, with protein MKQHLFTKNKKITARIVAILSLSCLISAVALTVQPTTKVLADTRDTMNNLGYWTGKDGDCEWSYDVGTWTLTISATKEGNSMSSQPLYQALAWHQNIRHIVFSSPVKLPANSSKKFLGLSSLEDFRGLDLVDTSDVTNMSELFMGDGALTGLDLSHFNTSSVTNMSRMFSQTNLAKLDLHGFKTENVTNMSGMFLGAKITNLDLAGLNTQKVTNMSDMFSNLDTERLNLSKLTTKNVTTMSGMFRACKAKQIDFSNFDTSNVTDMSHMFASCKAEKLDLSSFNTGKVTNMSDMLSGVDTDNLDLSGLNTSSVTNMSEMFSGSKVKQLNLSHFNTSKVTDMASMFKGLNTASLDLSSFNTKNVTNMASMFAGSGLKDLDLSNFDTSKVTAMNGMFSKMGITSLDLGNLNTSSVTNMSEMFSDDAALTKLNLSGFDTKNVTNMSRMFNGCQGLLDFDIGHFDTSKVTSFAGMFANLPQINSLDLSHFKTKRVTDMSSMFSGDTALTDLNLMGWNTNQVGNMSQMFSNTGLVKIDLSHFKTKRLTNVFGMFKGAANLKTVDLHKWNTRKVRHLDEMFMNCPKLVNVNFHGWRLLNSISFGAIRMFAGDYQLASVDLSGFNKNNSRILQNAGNPKGLAVKLGHYRLARDSGIGHGYKHIRAVGKGTILAPKGKKYTEKQLLKLYSRSAKKCPKETYVMYNGKKPVIPKWLKIK; from the coding sequence ATGAAACAGCATTTGTTTACAAAAAATAAAAAGATAACTGCAAGAATCGTTGCAATACTTAGTTTATCCTGCTTAATCAGTGCAGTAGCACTCACTGTTCAACCTACCACCAAAGTTTTGGCTGATACAAGGGATACTATGAACAATTTGGGCTACTGGACAGGTAAGGACGGCGACTGTGAATGGAGCTATGATGTTGGTACTTGGACATTAACCATCAGTGCAACTAAAGAGGGTAATAGTATGTCGTCCCAACCGCTTTATCAAGCACTCGCCTGGCATCAAAATATTAGACACATTGTCTTTAGCTCGCCGGTGAAGCTTCCAGCTAATTCAAGCAAAAAATTTCTTGGGCTAAGTAGCTTGGAAGATTTCAGGGGATTGGATTTAGTTGATACAAGCGACGTAACCAATATGTCAGAGTTGTTCATGGGGGATGGTGCGTTGACTGGGCTAGACTTAAGTCATTTTAATACTAGTAGTGTGACTAACATGAGTAGAATGTTTTCGCAAACTAATCTGGCAAAACTTGACCTTCACGGGTTTAAAACTGAAAACGTGACTAATATGAGCGGCATGTTTTTAGGTGCAAAAATTACCAACCTAGACTTAGCAGGCTTAAACACCCAAAAAGTAACTAACATGTCTGACATGTTCAGCAATTTGGATACCGAAAGGCTAAACCTGTCCAAGTTAACTACCAAAAATGTGACCACAATGAGCGGTATGTTCAGGGCATGCAAGGCTAAACAAATTGATTTCTCAAACTTTGACACTAGCAACGTGACTGACATGAGTCACATGTTTGCTTCTTGTAAAGCAGAAAAGCTTGACTTGTCGAGCTTCAATACTGGTAAAGTAACCAATATGAGTGACATGCTTAGTGGAGTTGATACCGATAATCTGGATTTAAGTGGCCTGAACACGAGCAGTGTCACTAATATGAGTGAGATGTTTTCAGGTAGCAAGGTAAAACAGTTGAACCTGTCTCATTTTAATACTAGCAAAGTGACTGATATGGCTAGTATGTTTAAAGGGTTAAATACTGCCAGTTTAGACTTAAGCAGTTTTAACACTAAGAATGTTACCAATATGGCTTCTATGTTTGCAGGAAGTGGATTAAAAGATCTGGATTTGTCTAACTTTGATACCAGTAAAGTGACCGCAATGAACGGTATGTTTAGCAAAATGGGCATAACCAGTTTAGATTTGGGTAATTTGAATACGAGCAGTGTCACCAACATGAGTGAAATGTTTTCAGATGATGCTGCGTTAACAAAACTGAATTTAAGCGGCTTTGATACTAAAAATGTGACTAATATGAGCCGAATGTTTAATGGTTGCCAAGGCCTGCTTGATTTTGACATTGGCCATTTTGATACCAGCAAAGTAACATCTTTTGCCGGCATGTTTGCGAATCTACCACAGATTAACAGTTTGGATCTTAGTCATTTTAAGACCAAGAGAGTAACTGACATGAGTAGTATGTTTTCAGGGGATACGGCTCTAACGGATCTGAATTTAATGGGATGGAATACCAATCAGGTCGGGAATATGAGCCAAATGTTTAGCAATACAGGCTTGGTAAAAATTGATTTGAGTCACTTTAAAACCAAGCGTTTAACTAATGTCTTCGGCATGTTCAAAGGTGCTGCTAATTTGAAAACGGTCGATCTGCATAAGTGGAACACACGAAAAGTCAGGCATTTAGATGAAATGTTTATGAACTGTCCAAAGCTGGTTAATGTTAATTTTCACGGCTGGCGTTTATTGAATTCAATTTCTTTTGGTGCAATTCGCATGTTTGCCGGTGATTATCAACTTGCTAGCGTTGATTTGAGCGGTTTTAACAAAAATAATAGTCGAATATTGCAAAATGCTGGCAATCCAAAAGGTCTAGCTGTCAAACTGGGGCATTATCGTTTAGCTAGAGATTCAGGCATTGGACATGGCTATAAACATATTCGTGCTGTTGGCAAAGGGACTATCCTAGCTCCTAAAGGTAAAAAGTATACTGAAAAACAATTGCTAAAACTGTATAGTCGTTCTGCTAAAAAGTGTCCTAAAGAGACCTACGTAATGTATAACGGCAAAAAGCCGGTCATACCAAAATGGCTTAAAATCAAATAA